The window AAGAACGCGGGATACCGACCGCGACGTTCATCACGCACTCGTTCGAAACGTACGCGCGTGGTTTGTGCCGCATGCAAGGTTGGGAAGCGCTTCCGCTCATTGTCATTCCGCATCCGATCGCGGCGCGGCCGCAAGACGAGCTGCGCGAAAAAGTGCGTAAAGTATCCGAAGGGATTGTTTCGGCGTTGACCGTTCGCGCATGAACCCCGACGTCGAAGTCGTCGATTCCGTCGAAGGCGCGATCGCCTACTTCGAACGTGCGTACGAAAATGGTTGGACCGACGGCTTACCCGTCTTCCCGCCGACGAAAGAACGCGTCGACGCGATGCTCCAGCATACGGACCGCGATCCGGAGGACGTCGTCGGCAAGATTCCGCCTCGCAATGGTGTGGCGACCGTTCGCAAGATCGCGATCAACGCGGTGATGACCGGCTGCCGGCCCGAGTATATGCCGGTGCTGATCACCGCGATCGAGTGCATGCTCGATCCGAAATACAATCTCTACGGCCGTCAGACGACGACGCATCCCGGCGCGCATCTGTTGATCGTGCACGGCCCGGCGCGGGCGGAGCTCGACGTGAACTGCAAGTTCAACGTGCTCGGTCACGGCTGGCGCGCAAACGCGACGATGGGGCGCGCACTGCGTTTGATGATGATCAACATCGGCGGCAACAAGCCGGGCGTCACCGACATGGCGACGCACGGACATCCCGGCCGCTATTCGTATTGCATCGGCGAAGACGAAGAAGGCAGTCCGTGGACACCGTTCCACGTCGACCGCGGTATCGAAAAGGACGTGTGTGCCGTGACCGTCGTTTGTGCGGAAGCGCCGCACAACGTCAACGATCAGGTCAGCAAGACGCCCGAGCGGTATCTGGGCTCCGCAGCATCCGCGATGGCGCACCTCGGTGCCAACGGCATCTATCGCGGCGGCCTGCAGAGCGAGCAAATTCTCGTGGTCACGTCGGAGAGCGCTAACTGGTTTCAGGGCTTCGGCTGGGGCAAAGCCGACGTGCAAAAGTACATCTTCGAGCACGCGCGGCAGCCGGTTCGCGAGCTGCGCGATCGCGGCGGCTGGAACACGGCGCCACTTCCGTCCTACGTTAATAAGGATGACGACGACGCTATGGTCGGCATCGTCGAGCGTCCGGAAGATATTCTGGTGCTCGTTGCAGGCGGTCATCTGCGCCACATGAACGCGATCTTGACCTCGGCGTACAACCTCAGCGTTACGCGGCCCGTCACGCGCAAAGACGGAACTCCCGTCCATTCCGTGAAAGAGCTTTTCCGCTAAATCGATGGACGAGAACGAGCTCAAGAAGCTGACGCAGGAAACTGCGAAGCGGCTCTTTGGAACGCCGAAAGACGGCGAAGGCGTCTACGCGCTGTGGAAAGAGTTCGATCCCGAGCTGGCGCGGCAGTTCTCGATGTTCGTCACTGGCCGCTTGTACGCGCGCGAGATCCTCACGCAGAAAGAGCGCGAGCTATGCGCGGTTGCGGCGCTCGCTGTGCTGAATTTCTGGGACGAATTGCGCATTCACTGCGGCGCGGCGCTCAACGCCGGTGCGAACGCAAAAGAAGTTGCCGAAGTGATCTTTCAAATGTCGACGTACGGCGGCGTGCCGTGCATGGTCGAGGGCCTGCGCACGCTCAAAAGCGTTCTGCAAGAACGCGGCGAGTGGCCTAGCTAACCGGCGCACGACGCGAGGATTACCGGGCGCGCGACGCGAGGATTACCGGGCGCGCGACGCGAGGATTACCGGGCGCACGACGCGAGGATTACCGGGCGCGCGACGCGAGGATTACCGGGCGCACGTACGATGACCGCAGTTAAGCGATTTGCGCGCAAAGGGCCGCCTCAATACCTGTCATCCCGAGCGTAGCGCTCCGCAGGGGCGCGTAGTCGAGGGACCGCGACAACCTGTGCCCTCGACCTTTTCACATCGTTTCGCCGCCTGCATCATCGGAACGGTCCTTCGACTTCGCGACGCTGCGCGTCGCTACGCTCAGGATGACAAGGGTGGCTGCGAGCGCTACGCTCAGGATGACAAGGGTGGCTGCGAGCGCTACGCTCGGGATGACAAGAAGGGCGGCGTGCTACAGGAGGCTGAGCGCGGCTTCGGGGTCGTGACCGGTGAAAAGTGTCGCTGGTCGAATCATGTCGATGCGCTCGAGCGCGCCGATCGCTTGCAGTAGATTGATGTGGATGCCGGTGGGAATGCGCTCGACGTAGCTGCGGTTCATCGGAATCGCATCGCCCGCGATGACCGATTGGCCGTTGTGTCCGTCGACGACGACCATCTGCGAACCCGGCGTGTGGCCGCCGACTTTGAGCGCTTCGATCCCGGGCACGATCGTCTCGTCGCCGTCGAGCAAACGAAAGCGTCCGGCATCGGCCATCTTCGTAAACGTGTTGATGTCGCTGTAAAAACGGCCGATCGTTTTCTCGCCGAGCAGCGGGCTCGTGAGCCATTCGAGCTCGGCGCGTTGCGCTACGAACGTCGCTTTCGGAAAGCGCACGGCGTTTGAAGCGTGATCCCAGTGCAGATGCGTGAGCACGACCATGCGAACCGCATCCGCGTCGACGCCGATTTCGCTCAGCGCTGCGGCGACGTCTTTCGCATCGGTGATCCCGCGCCGCAAAGCTTCGTCGGGCGGGAGCCCGCTATCGACGACGATCGTCGAATCCCGGCCTCTCACGACCCACAAACGATAGTGGATCGTGAGCTGCTGATGGGGTTCGGTGAGATAGTAGAAGAGCGAGCTGTCCGCGCGACGTGAGCCAACGTGGACGGGAATGACCTCAAACGTAGGCTGCCTGCTCGATCGGAGCGATTTCCGTGAAGCCTTCGAGCGACGTGTCCTTCGATTCGGTTCCGAGGAGCAGCATGAGGATGAACGCGACCGTCGATACCGCCGCGAACACGTACACCGTGATCGAAAGCCCGAATGATGCAAGCAGCGTCGGCAGCATCAGAATGCCCGCGATTGCACCAACCCGTCCCGCAGCCGACCCGAGACCGACGCCGAGCGAACGCAGTCGCGTCGGGAACATCTCGGGCGCAGTGACGACGACGACCGCGCCCGGTCCCCAGAACGCCGCAAACTGGAAGAGACAGAAGAGCGTGAGCAAGAGCGGGAACGCGATCTCTTTTCCGATCGTACCGACGGTCGCGATGATGGCAGCCATGACGAGGAATCCGCCGGCCGCGAGCGTCTTTCGACCCCACTTGTCGACCGTGACCGTCATCAAGAACGCACCGACCGTTGCGCACAATCCGACGAACACGCCGCCCAGAAGTGCGCGTTGATCCGTGTAGCCGAGATGTTTGAACACGATCGGTGTGAAGAAACTTATTCCATATGTTGAAACGGTGACAAGCCCCCACATCGCGACGATATAGAGCGTGCGTTTGGCTTGCACCGGATTGCTGAAGAGATCTTTGAACGCCGGAAGCTGCACTTTCGGCGTGGGTCCGATGACGCGCGTATCGAGCGGTGCTTCGTTCGTCGCGCCGGATAGCGTGTGATCCATCGCCTCTTTCGCTTGCGAGGTGAGTCCGTGCTGGAGCAGCCAGCGTGGCGTCTCCGGAAGTGCCCGCCGTCCGATCAAAACGAGCAGTGCGGGAATCGCAGAGAACGCGAACACGATGCGCCAGGTATTCGGTCCGGCGATCGGCAGCAAGAGATAGCTGATCAGGAACGACGCGAATGCGCCGACGCCCCACAGAATCATCGTCGAGCCGTTCAGCTTGCCGCGTGACTTGCGCGGTGCAAATTCGCCGATGATCGTGAAGCTCAGCGCTTGGTCGGCGCCGATGCCCGCGCCCAGTCCGACGCGCGCAAGAAAGAGCATCGGATAGCTGAACGAAACCGCACTAAGCAATCCGAAGAATGCGTACGCGACCACGTCCCACATATAAAGATGACGGCGGCCGAAGCGATCGGCGAGATATCCCGCGCCAAGCGCCCCGACGACCGTACCGAGGTACGTCGAGATTGCAAGCCACGACGTCGTGAGCGGCGTCAAGTGGTAGTAGGGAATCAGGAAGACGAGCGCTGCACCGATGTTGGTGAAGTCGTAGCCTTCCAAAAAGACGCCCATACCCGAAAGAAACGTCACCAGGACGTGAAAGCGATTGACCTTCGCTTGATCGAGTTCGGCAAAACTTGCAACCACTATTTGCTCCGATCGTCGAGTGTGAGGTTCAAGAGCCTCGCAGGATTGTGCCAATAGGCTTTGTCGAGAACGCCGGGAGCCCAATTGAATGTGGTCGTATCGCGCACGGCTTCAGCGTGTCCGCGACTCGGATACGCCGTCCCCCAAAGCGTGCGCTCGGATAGAAAACAGTTTGCAGCGTCGATGTACGTTTGCGCGCACGGCATGTATGCCGTCGAAATATAGACGTCCGGTGAGACGTAAATGTTCGGGCACGTCAGCGCGATCGAAACCATCTCGGCGGCGAACGGCCACGACGCGTGCGAACAGATGATCGGCAGCTGCGGATATTTGAACGCGACGCGCTGCACCGGAATCGGGCTGCACCAGGTCATGTCGTGGCCCGCTAGCGCGCTGAGCAAGCCGCTCAGCGATATCGAAATCGGAAGCTTCAGCTCGGATGCGAGATCGTAGATCGGCATGAGGGCTTTGTCGTCGGCAAGGCGCGGCGTCTTCGAGGAGCCCGGCTCGATCGAGATGCCTTTGACGCCTTTGTGCCCGGCCAGCTCGCGCACGTGCTTGATCGACTGCGGAATGTTCTCGAGATCCATTCCAAGGAAGCCGAGAAAACGATTCGGCCACTTCTCGAGCGCGTCGATCATCGACGCGTTGTCGAAGCTGCCGAGCGCGCCGGCGCCAAACGAAGCGCGGCCGATGATGACGCCGTAGCGGATGTTGCTTGCATCCATCTCGGCGAGCAGATCGTCCATCGATTCGTTCCAGGCAGAACGCGCGCCCAGAAATCCCGGACCTTTACGCGCGTACCACATCGCACTCTTGAATGCGTCGCTTCCTGCCCACTGCGGCAGCGGCGGACGCAACCGCATGTCGACGATCGGTACACTCATTCCATTCCCCTCCAACCTGAGTGCTCGATGCGCGCTAGTGCGCGCAAAACGGTCGAGCGGCTAAGCGCAGCCGCAAGCTGCGCGTCACGTTCGTAATAGGCGCGAATCAAACGCTTGCGATCGGAGCGCGATTCGTTCATTCCGCCGGGAAGCGAGATGCTGTAGTGGCGCAGCTGCTGCACGCGCAAGCCCAGCGAGTCGAGAATCTGCCGCAGCTGCGAGTTATGGCAGATCCGCGCTTCAATCTCGCGGAACGCGACGTTGGCCGCGAAGAAGCGCTCGAGATCGTGCGCCTCGGCGGCAGTCGCCAGCTCTTCGTAGCAAGCGCTCAGGAGCTTCAGCTCGTCGTCGCTCGAGTTTGCGACGATCTGCTCGGCGACCAGCGCGTACAGCGCAGCGCGGACCAGGTACAGCTCGCGGACCTCGGCCCGGCTCCAGCGCCGCACGCGCGGGCGCCGGCGGGACTCGATTTCGACCAGGCCGGCTTTCTCGAGCATGAGGAGCGCCTCGCGGACCGGCGTGCGGCTCGTATCGAATCGGCGGGCCAGCTCGACGGAGTTCAGGTCGGCCCCGGCACGCAGCCGTCCCGCGACGATCTCTTCGGCGAGCGCTGATGCAATCGAGGCTCTTATGTCGACATTTAGGGAATTTGAGCTAGACAATATTCGCTAAACCCCGTATATTTTGGTTCGGCAGTTCCGACGAAGTGTCGACACTCCTGCTCGGGGCGGTAAGAATTTCGACGAGGAGGCGCTAGGCGTGGAGATTGGGTTCATTGGCCTCGGGGCGATGGGGATGCCGATGGCGCGCAACATCGCGGAGCGCCTGAAGCTTCGGCCCCGCGTCTACGACGCGAACCCGAAAGCGCTGGAAGCTGCGAAGGCCTGGGCCGAGGTCTGCGCCTCACCGCGCGACGTCGCGCGCGAGGGAGGCATCGTGCTTTCGATGCTTCCGGCCGATGCGCACGTCAACGCGGTCGCGCTCGGCGAGAACGGCATCGCCACGTTGACCGGCAACTTCACGTACGCCGATTTCAGCACGATCAGCCCCGACACAATCAAGCTCGTCGGCAAAAAGCTTGCGCAGCGCGGCGTCGCGACGATCGGCGGCGCGTGCACGCTCGGCGTCGCCGCGGCCGAAAAGGGCACGCTGACGATTTACGTCGACGGCGACGAGAAGCTCGTCGACAAATGGCGTCCCGTGTTCTCGGCATTCGCCGAAACGATCGCGTACATCGGCGAGCTCGGTCACGCGAAGCTGATCAAGCTGATGAACAACTATTTTGCAGCCGTCAATGTGGCGCTAACCGCAGAAGCGTTGCAAATCGGGATGAAAGCCGGCATCGATGCCGAGACGCTCGTCATGTCGCTGGAAAAAGGTTCTGCCGACAGCTTCGTGCTGCGCAATCATTTCGAAAAATTCTATTTGAAAGACGACGTCGGGCCGGGACGATTCGGCATCGACTACATGATCAAGGACATCAACATCCTGATCGAATATTGCCGCGCGAATCACGCGCCGCTGATGGTCGGCGCCACGGCCAATGCGCTGTATCGCGGAGCCTCGGCCGCCGGCTACGGCAAGCACTATTATCCGGTCATCTTGCGCTGGCTGCAAGAGACGACGGGAGCCAAAGGATGAAGGTTGGAGTTATCGGCGTCGGCGCGATGGGCACGCCGATCGCGCTCAATCTTGCTCGCAACGGCAACACCGTCTTCACGTACGATCGCAATCATGCGCGCGGCGCCGATCCCGATCTCAAAGCCCACACCACGTTTTGTCCGGACGTTGCGTCCGTCGTTCGCGCCTCCGAGCTGACGATCACGATGACGACCAACGACGACGCCGTATTCGACGTTGCGCAGCAAATCGTCGCCGAACCGAAACGCACCACCTCGATCTACGTCGATTTGAGCAGCACCTCGCTGGATGCGACGCGCAAGCTCGACGCGATGATGCAAAAAGCCGGCATTGCGTTTCTCGATGCTGCAGTCTACGGTCTCGGCGTGCAGGGCGCTAAAGACGGCAAGTCGCCGATCGTGATCAGCGGTCCGCGCGCAACCTACGATAAAATCGCAAGCGTCATCGCGCCGCTCGGGGACGTTGACTACGTCGGCGAGCTCGGACGCGCGAAGATCATCAAGATCCTGAACAACCAGCTGGTCGGCGCATTTTGCGTCGCGGCCGCGGAAATCGTGACGATCGGGCTCGCGGCCGGGATTCCGATGGAGAAGATCATCGAGAGTCTGACCGCAGGCTCGGGGACAAGCTACATTCTCGAACGCTACTATCCCTCATACATTCGCAGCGGATCGTTCGGACTCGGATTGATTCCGATCACCTACATGATCAAGGACATTGCGCTTGCCTGCAGCTTGGCACAAGAAGTCGGCGCGGAGGCGACGGTGACGGAGCTGTGCCGCCAAATCTATCAGGCAGCCGAAAACACGGTCGGCGATTTGCCGTTCCCCGAAGTCTTTTCATTTTACAAGCAGCTTAATAGCAAGAAGCGCGAAGAGGTCCCGGCATGACCGAAGGAGCCAGCAAAACCCGCGTTGAGGCCGACGCTCAGGGAAAACGTGCAACGTACGATGAGATCGTCGTCGGGACGGTCCTCGGCGAGATGGATTGGGTCGTCACCGAGGACATGGTCGAGCTGCAATGCCGATTGGATCTCGACTACGACGAGTTCTATACGCTCGATTCGCCGTATGGCGGACGCATCGCACCGCCGCAAATCACCTATCGTCCGCCGCGTTGGCTGCTTTCGCGCACCTACAACGTGCGCGGGCTCTTCTACAAGTGGCAGATGGAGAACGTCCGCCCGATTCGGATCAACGAGCAGCTGCACGTCATCTGCCGCATTACGGACAAGTACGTGAAGAACGATCGCGAATACATCGTCTACACCGCCGAGGCAACCGATGTAAAAGGTGACGTCGTCTTTCGCACGGAGCGCGTGCACGTGCTCGACGCGCTCGAGCGCACGGCGCCGCGCGCGGGCGAAGGGATCGACACCGGCATCAAGGCGGAGCGCATCTAATGGCGGTCGCAGTTCTGAAATCGAACGTCGCCGCCGGCGACGTGCTCCCCGAGATCGCGCGGCAATTCCGCCTCGACGATTTCAAGCGCAAAGACGAGCAGACGATTCACACCGACATGGCTGCCGCCCAGCGCGAAGGTTTGGCCGCGCCCGTTGCGATCGGTCCGCAAGTTGCATCCCTGATCTTCCGCCAATTGCGCGAAGCCTTCGGACCCGGCTGGCTCGAGGGCGGCACGTGCTCGCTCACGTTTCGGCGTCCCGTACTCGTGACCGATTTCTGCGTTGCACGCGGCAAAGTTACGGGGATGTCGAGCGAAGCCAAGGGTGTGCGCGTTGCGTGTGAAGTCTGGATCGAGAATCAACGCGGTGAGAAAGTGATCGTCGGCTCGGCCTCAGGGATTCTGCCGAAAACGTGAAGCTGGTTGACGCCGGTCGGGGTCTGGCTGCAGGGTATGCATCGCGCATGCTCGCGTCTGCGGGCGCGCGTGTCACACGCGTCATCGACACGAGCACGCCGCCCGATCCCCATCGCGATGCAGATCCCGCCGTGCATGCGTACTTCGATCGATCGCAAAACCACATCGAAGTCAATTTGACGACGGCCGAAGGCAAGCGCGATCTCAAGACGTTGTGTTTGGACGCCGATGCGCTAATCGACGATCGCCGCCCCAAGGATAGTGAACCGCGCGGTCTCGATTTCGCAAGTCTCTCGGCCGTGAACGCGCAAATCGTCGTTGCGAACGTCACGCCGTTCGGCACGACCGGACCGTATCGCAATTACCGCGGCAGCGACGCCGTCGTCGCGTTCATGTCGGGTCTAGGTTACATGAATCCGCGCGACATGCCCAAAGAGGGCGACGGACGCAAGCAGCCGCCGATCAAGCTGCCCGGTTCGCTCGTTTCGATCTACGGCGGCATCAGCACCGCGGGTGCGGTCTTGGCCGGCTTGCGCTTGCGCGAGCAAACCGGCAAAGGCCATCACGTCGACGTCTCGATGGTCGAGACGCTCATTCCGACCATGCGCCGCGAGCTTTCGAAATATTTCTACGAAGGCATAATCTCATCGCGCTTCATGCGCGTCTGGAAGCTGGCGCCGTGGGGAATCAAGAAGTGCCGCGACGGTTACGTCTTCTTGCAAATCGTCGAAGAGCATCATTGGCTTGGGTTCGTCGACATGATGGGCAACCCGGGATGGGCGCTCGACAAACGCTATCTCGACAACGACTATCGCTACGACAATCGCGTCGACATCGAGAAGCGCATTGCGCCGTGGCTCGCCGCGCACCCAAAAGCCGAGATCGCATGGGAAGCTCAAAAGCGATCGGTGCCGTTCGCCGCGGTCAACACGCTGCGGGACCTCGCGCACATGCCGCAGCTGGCTGCGCGTGAATTTTTCGAACCGTACGCCGACGGCGTGCTGCCGCCGCGCTTGATTCCGGGGGAGCCGTATCCCGCATGATGCCGCTCGATGGAATTCGCGTCATCGACTTCGGACACGTGTGGGCGGGACCGTATACCGCTGCGACGCTGGCCGATCTCGGCGCCGACGTCATCAAGATCGAAAGTCCGAAACGCCTCGACGTCCATCGTCGTCAGGGACCGTATCCGGACAACGAAGCCGGAGTCAATCGCAGCGGCGTTTGGAACGCGCAGAACCGCAACAAGAAGAGCGTCGCGCTCAATTTGACCGACGATGCGCAGCGCGAACACGCCAAGGGGCTCGTGCGCCAAGC of the Candidatus Baltobacteraceae bacterium genome contains:
- a CDS encoding carboxymuconolactone decarboxylase family protein, which produces MDENELKKLTQETAKRLFGTPKDGEGVYALWKEFDPELARQFSMFVTGRLYAREILTQKERELCAVAALAVLNFWDELRIHCGAALNAGANAKEVAEVIFQMSTYGGVPCMVEGLRTLKSVLQERGEWPS
- a CDS encoding N-acyl homoserine lactonase family protein gives rise to the protein MRGRDSTIVVDSGLPPDEALRRGITDAKDVAAALSEIGVDADAVRMVVLTHLHWDHASNAVRFPKATFVAQRAELEWLTSPLLGEKTIGRFYSDINTFTKMADAGRFRLLDGDETIVPGIEALKVGGHTPGSQMVVVDGHNGQSVIAGDAIPMNRSYVERIPTGIHINLLQAIGALERIDMIRPATLFTGHDPEAALSLL
- a CDS encoding CoA transferase, with amino-acid sequence MKLVDAGRGLAAGYASRMLASAGARVTRVIDTSTPPDPHRDADPAVHAYFDRSQNHIEVNLTTAEGKRDLKTLCLDADALIDDRRPKDSEPRGLDFASLSAVNAQIVVANVTPFGTTGPYRNYRGSDAVVAFMSGLGYMNPRDMPKEGDGRKQPPIKLPGSLVSIYGGISTAGAVLAGLRLREQTGKGHHVDVSMVETLIPTMRRELSKYFYEGIISSRFMRVWKLAPWGIKKCRDGYVFLQIVEEHHWLGFVDMMGNPGWALDKRYLDNDYRYDNRVDIEKRIAPWLAAHPKAEIAWEAQKRSVPFAAVNTLRDLAHMPQLAAREFFEPYADGVLPPRLIPGEPYPA
- a CDS encoding GntR family transcriptional regulator, with the protein product MSSSNSLNVDIRASIASALAEEIVAGRLRAGADLNSVELARRFDTSRTPVREALLMLEKAGLVEIESRRRPRVRRWSRAEVRELYLVRAALYALVAEQIVANSSDDELKLLSACYEELATAAEAHDLERFFAANVAFREIEARICHNSQLRQILDSLGLRVQQLRHYSISLPGGMNESRSDRKRLIRAYYERDAQLAAALSRSTVLRALARIEHSGWRGME
- a CDS encoding MFS transporter: MVASFAELDQAKVNRFHVLVTFLSGMGVFLEGYDFTNIGAALVFLIPYYHLTPLTTSWLAISTYLGTVVGALGAGYLADRFGRRHLYMWDVVAYAFFGLLSAVSFSYPMLFLARVGLGAGIGADQALSFTIIGEFAPRKSRGKLNGSTMILWGVGAFASFLISYLLLPIAGPNTWRIVFAFSAIPALLVLIGRRALPETPRWLLQHGLTSQAKEAMDHTLSGATNEAPLDTRVIGPTPKVQLPAFKDLFSNPVQAKRTLYIVAMWGLVTVSTYGISFFTPIVFKHLGYTDQRALLGGVFVGLCATVGAFLMTVTVDKWGRKTLAAGGFLVMAAIIATVGTIGKEIAFPLLLTLFCLFQFAAFWGPGAVVVVTAPEMFPTRLRSLGVGLGSAAGRVGAIAGILMLPTLLASFGLSITVYVFAAVSTVAFILMLLLGTESKDTSLEGFTEIAPIEQAAYV
- a CDS encoding MaoC family dehydratase, which translates into the protein MAVAVLKSNVAAGDVLPEIARQFRLDDFKRKDEQTIHTDMAAAQREGLAAPVAIGPQVASLIFRQLREAFGPGWLEGGTCSLTFRRPVLVTDFCVARGKVTGMSSEAKGVRVACEVWIENQRGEKVIVGSASGILPKT
- a CDS encoding MaoC family dehydratase, producing the protein MTEGASKTRVEADAQGKRATYDEIVVGTVLGEMDWVVTEDMVELQCRLDLDYDEFYTLDSPYGGRIAPPQITYRPPRWLLSRTYNVRGLFYKWQMENVRPIRINEQLHVICRITDKYVKNDREYIVYTAEATDVKGDVVFRTERVHVLDALERTAPRAGEGIDTGIKAERI
- a CDS encoding NAD(P)-dependent oxidoreductase — translated: MKVGVIGVGAMGTPIALNLARNGNTVFTYDRNHARGADPDLKAHTTFCPDVASVVRASELTITMTTNDDAVFDVAQQIVAEPKRTTSIYVDLSSTSLDATRKLDAMMQKAGIAFLDAAVYGLGVQGAKDGKSPIVISGPRATYDKIASVIAPLGDVDYVGELGRAKIIKILNNQLVGAFCVAAAEIVTIGLAAGIPMEKIIESLTAGSGTSYILERYYPSYIRSGSFGLGLIPITYMIKDIALACSLAQEVGAEATVTELCRQIYQAAENTVGDLPFPEVFSFYKQLNSKKREEVPA
- a CDS encoding amidohydrolase family protein is translated as MSVPIVDMRLRPPLPQWAGSDAFKSAMWYARKGPGFLGARSAWNESMDDLLAEMDASNIRYGVIIGRASFGAGALGSFDNASMIDALEKWPNRFLGFLGMDLENIPQSIKHVRELAGHKGVKGISIEPGSSKTPRLADDKALMPIYDLASELKLPISISLSGLLSALAGHDMTWCSPIPVQRVAFKYPQLPIICSHASWPFAAEMVSIALTCPNIYVSPDVYISTAYMPCAQTYIDAANCFLSERTLWGTAYPSRGHAEAVRDTTTFNWAPGVLDKAYWHNPARLLNLTLDDRSK
- a CDS encoding NAD(P)-dependent oxidoreductase gives rise to the protein MEIGFIGLGAMGMPMARNIAERLKLRPRVYDANPKALEAAKAWAEVCASPRDVAREGGIVLSMLPADAHVNAVALGENGIATLTGNFTYADFSTISPDTIKLVGKKLAQRGVATIGGACTLGVAAAEKGTLTIYVDGDEKLVDKWRPVFSAFAETIAYIGELGHAKLIKLMNNYFAAVNVALTAEALQIGMKAGIDAETLVMSLEKGSADSFVLRNHFEKFYLKDDVGPGRFGIDYMIKDINILIEYCRANHAPLMVGATANALYRGASAAGYGKHYYPVILRWLQETTGAKG